TTCCAAATTGAAAAAGTTGACATGGAGAGATTAACAAACAAAGTTTGTGATATTTTAGCAGAAAAAGAATCTGATGGCATGCTTCAAGGAGAACTGTGGAAAAAACTTAAACTTACAAACCAGATTGGTTCAAGATTAGCATTAAAGCTTGAAAGAATGGGTACAATTACAAGAGAAAAACTTTTGGAGAACAATCGTTGGACTTACAAATTAATTTTAAAGAAAACTCCTATCAGTACACAATCAATAGAAAATGCACCATGTTTAGTGTGTCCGGTTGAACAAAAATGTTCACTTGAAGGTGAGATTAGCCCTACAAATTGCCAATTCATTGAAGATTGGGTAATTGCCGAATTGAAAAAACCTGTGAAATCTAAATGAAACTCATAGAAGCGCGAAAAGATCATTATCGCAGATTAGCTCATGAACAGGGGTTTCGAAGTAGAGCTGCATTCAAACTAAAGGAATTAAATCAATCATATCGTATTATAGGACCTGGATTTTATGTATTAGACCTTGGATGTGCTCCAGGTGGATGGACTCAAATGGCTGTAAAATTAGCGGGAAATCAAGGAAAAGTTATGGGAATTGATTTGTCTTATGTTGAAGAAATTCCTGGTGCTCATATAATTCGAGAAAATATTGAAGATGAGCATGTTGTAGATGAAGTAATGTCTTATTTTGGACGTAAAGTAAATGCGGTAGTTTGTGATCTTTCTCCACAAGTTAGTGGAAATTGGTCTGTTGATCATGCAAAACAAATTTCTCTAAATTATGATTGTACTAAAATCATGGACAAAGTTTTAGCACATAAAGGAAATGCTGTATTCAAAGTCTTTGATGGAGAATTTTCTATGGAGTTTAAAGATTACATAAAGAAAAAATTTGCAAGAATTAATCTTACTAAACCAAAAGCTAGTAGAAAACAAAGTAGTGAATTATACTATGTTTGTTTAGGCTTTATTGGATAGTTTTAAAAATTTCTATAATTTCATTTATGTTTGCATTAGTTCTAAATCCAGTTGGGCAAAACACTGTGGTACTAGCTAAAAAATTATTCTCTTGTAAATTTGAAATTGCTTTTTC
The genomic region above belongs to Nitrosopumilus sp. and contains:
- a CDS encoding transcriptional regulator, with product TAKKAETKPAKKTAKKAETKPAKKTAKKAEKPIKEKKLTKKELEEAKREAEKTLEEELEEQLSDEEIENFQIEKVDMERLTNKVCDILAEKESDGMLQGELWKKLKLTNQIGSRLALKLERMGTITREKLLENNRWTYKLILKKTPISTQSIENAPCLVCPVEQKCSLEGEISPTNCQFIEDWVIAELKKPVKSK
- a CDS encoding RlmE family RNA methyltransferase, with the translated sequence MKLIEARKDHYRRLAHEQGFRSRAAFKLKELNQSYRIIGPGFYVLDLGCAPGGWTQMAVKLAGNQGKVMGIDLSYVEEIPGAHIIRENIEDEHVVDEVMSYFGRKVNAVVCDLSPQVSGNWSVDHAKQISLNYDCTKIMDKVLAHKGNAVFKVFDGEFSMEFKDYIKKKFARINLTKPKASRKQSSELYYVCLGFIG